The Mycolicibacterium insubricum DNA segment GGCCGTCCCGCCGACCGGGTCGATCTCTTACATCAACCACTCCACCAGCTCGATCCACCCGGTGGCATCCAAGATCGAGATCCGCAAGGAAGGCAAGATCGGTCGCGTCTACTACCCGGCTCCGTACCTGACCAACGACAACCTGGAGTACTACCAGGACGCGTACGAGATCGGCTACGAGAAGATCATCGACACCTACGCCGCGGCCACCCAGCACGTGGACCAGGGGCTGAGCCTGACGCTGTTCTTCAAGGACACCGCCAACACCCGCGAGGTCAACAAAGCGCAGATCTACGCCTGGCGCAAGGGAATCAAGACGCTCTACTACATCCGGCTGCGTCAGATGGCCCTGGAGGGAACTGAGGTGGAGGGCTGCGTCAGCTGCATGTTGTAGTGTCACAATAGATTTCGCGGGCCAGAGGAGAAATCTTCTGGCCCGCGGTCTGTTTCGAGGAGGCTAACCCTCGGAGTCGCGCCCGGTCGGTGTCCGGGCCGACCGGAGCCCGGCCACCAGCCGTGACAGGGCGGTCCCGGCATCGGCGCGCACCGCGGTCCGGTCCTCGGCGGTGGCGATCAGCAGCGCTGTGTCGTTGACCAACATCAGCAGGATCATCGCCAGCGGCCGGGTCGGCTGGTCGTCGATCACGCCCGCCTCGATGGCGTCGCGGATGCGCGCTTCGATCGGCGCCAGCCCGCGCGCCTGTTCGGCCCGAAGCCAGCGGGTCGGGCCGAACAACGCCGGCCCGTCGACGAGCAACGCCTGGATGTCGGGCGCGGCCGCGACGACGTCGAGGAAGCCCAGGAGCACGTGCTGGAGGTCGGTCAGCGGGTCGCCCGAGGTGAGCTGCGCGCCGGACAGCGACGAGGACAGCTGCTGTTGCACCTCGTCGAAGACCGCGAGGAACAACTCCTCGCGGTTGGGGAAGTGGGCGTAGAACGCCCCCCGGGTACCGACTCCGGCGGCCGTGACGATGTCCGACGTGCTGGTGGCAAAGAACCCGCGCTCGGCCCACAGCTCCCGGGCCGCGGCCACGATCGCCGCGCGTGTGGCTAGGGCCTGTTGCTGACGGTTCACGGCTGTTACGGTAACTCACATGCAGACTGCATCTGAAATCATGGCAGCCCCGGATGCCGGATCGGGTGATGACGACAGAGCGTGGCAGCTTTTTGAGACCTTCAACCTGCTGTGCGGCTTCGGGCAGCCCGCGCCCTATCCGGCCTATGCCGCCCTACGGTCGGAATCGCCGGTGCACGCCGGACTGCCCCATCTGGGTATGCCGGGGAACTCGGCCGACGCCGCGCCGGTGTTCAGCGTCTACGGCTACGACGCCGCCGTGGCGGCGCTGCGCGACACCGACACGTTCAGTAGCATCGCCTACCACGACATGATCGGAAAGGTCATGGGGCGCTCGGTGATCGAAATGGACCCGCCCGAACACCGCGAGTACCGGCACCTGCTGCAGCCGTCGCTGGGGCCGAAGACGATGGACACCTGGCAGTCGCGGTTCGTGACGCCACTGCTGACCACGATGACCACCGAGCTGCGTCCCGCCGGACGGGCCGATCTGGTCCGCGGCTTCCTGTTCGACTTTCCCATGCGGACCTTCGCCGCCATCCTCGGATTGCCCGACGATCAGCGTGCCGAATTCCACTACACCGCAATCAAACTCGTTGCACAGTCCTATGACATCGACAAAGGCCGGGCGAGTGCGGATCGGTTGGGTGAGATGTTCGCCTCGGTGCTCGAAGAACGGCGCCGCCACCCGACCGACGACCTGATCTCGGTCCTTGTGCACGCCGAGCATGACGGCAAACGGTTGACCGACGAGGAGATCTACTCGTTCCTGCGCCTGCTGCTGCCGGCCGGAGCCGAGACCACCTACCGTTCCTCGTCGTCGCTGTTGGTGGCGCTGCTGTCGGACGCCGACCAACTCGACGCGGTCCGTGCGGATCCGGCCGCCCTGAGCGCCGCGGTCAACGAAGCGGTCCGTTGGGAGACGCCGCTGCAGTTCGTCCCCCGACGGGCCACCCGCGACACCGAACTGGGGGGAGTGGCCATCCCGGCCGGCGCGACCGTCCAGGTGGTGATCGGCGCGGCCAACCACGACCCGGTGCGGTGGGAGGACCCGGAGCGCTTCGACCTGCGTCGCCCGTACCGGTCCGCGCTGGCCTTCGGCCACGGCGTCCACATGTGCATCGGCATGCACCTGTCGAAGCTGGAGACCGAGGATCTCGTTCGGGCGCTGCTGGATTCGCTGCCGGGACTGCGTCTGGATCCCGACTGCCCGCCGCCGACGATAGAAGGCACGTTGATGCGCTCCCCGGCGCGACTGAACGTGGTGTGGGATGTCTGAGGCGACGGGCCCGATCCGGGTCGCGCAATGGACCAGCGGCATCGTCGGGGCGAGCGCGATCCGCGCGATACTCGACGATCCGCGGCTGCAGCTGGTCGCGGTGTACAGCCACAGTCCGCAGAAACGCGGGGTCGACGCGGGTGTCCTCGCCGGTCGGGATCCGGTCGGCGTCACGGCAACCGACGACATCGAGGCGATCCTGGCGGCCGAGCCCGATTGCGTCGTCTACATGCCGCACTGGCCCGACATCGCGGAGCTGGAGCGACTCCTGCGCAGCGGAGTCAACGTCGTCACCACCGCGCGGCTGGTCAACGGCCAGTACTACCCCGACGACGCCGGCGCACGATTGTCGGCCGCCGCACAGGAGGGTGCGGCCACGCTGGTCGGAACCGGGATGAATCCGATGCACGTCCCCACGGTGGCGCTGGCCGCAACCGCGATGTGCCGCCACGTCAGCCGGATCAGCGTCACCGAGTCCATGGATTGTTTCCTCTACGGCAACGCGGCCACCTGGTCCGGGTACGGGTTCGGCGGACCGCCGGACACCGAGGCGATCAAAACCACCCTGCTGGCCACCGAACCCGATTACGCCGAGGCCGTCTCGTCGATGGCGCGTGCCATCGGCGTCGAGATCGACGGGATCGACCTGAACGTGGAATGTGCCGTCGCGCTCACCGACCGGGACCTGGGCTTCCTCCAGATCCCGGCCGGTTCGGTGGCCGGGATCGACGCGACCTGGACCGCTACGCGCGCCGGGACGCCGGTGGCAGACCTGCGCACGACCTGGACCCTGGGCACGATCCTGGGTCACCGGCAGGAGCCGGAATGGAAGCTGGCCAACGGCTACCTGGTGAGCATCACCGGGGACCCCAACGTCCGGCTCAAGCTGTCGTTCGCGCCGGCGGATTTCGAGTCGTTCGACATCGGCACCACCACCGCGATGCCGGCCGTCAACGCGATCCCCGGGGTGGTGTCCGCGCCCCCGGGTGTCTTCACGCCGCTGGACCTGCCGCTGGTGACCGGCCGCGCTGCTGGACGGTAGCGCAACCCGATGGCTGACGATCTCATCCTCGCGCCGATCGAATCCGATCGGTTGCGCTGACAGCGTGCGGACGACTGGGCAGTCCGGGAGTTATCCGACCGACATGCCACCGTCGATCGAAATGGTGGCGCCGGTGATGAATCTGCTCGCGTCGGAGGCCAGGAAAACCGCGAGACTGCCGACCTCCTCGGGTTCACCGTAGCGACCCGTCGGGATCGCCGCCTCGAACTGCTTCACCGCTTCCTGAGGAGCCCCCGGTGCCGCGCCTTCCTCGATGGCGCGCATCATCCTGGTGTTGATGGGGGACGGGTGGATGGTGTTCACTCGCACCCCGTTGTCGGCGCATTCGAGTACCGCAGACCGCATCAGACCGACCAGTCCGTGTTTCGTGGCGACGTAGGCCGACAGGCCGGGAAATCCGTGCAGACCGGCGATGGAGGAGGTGACGATGATGCTGCCGCCACCGGATGCGGCCATGGCGGGAATGCCGTGCCGCAGAGAGGAATAAACCCCGCGAAGGTTGACGGCGATCACCCGGTCGAAGACGTCCATCGGGTAGTCGACGATCGGGCTGACCACTCCTTCGATGCCGGCGTTCGCGAACAGCACGTCGAGGCGGCCGTGCTCGGTGACGGTGCGCTGCACGAAACCGCGCACCTGTTCGTCGTCGGTGACATCGGCGGCGATGTAGGACACCGCTCCGCCGATCTCGCGCGCCGCGGCCTCAAGCGCAGGCTCGGAGAGATCGACCAGCACGACGGTGGCCCCCTCCTGCACGTACAGCCTCGCCGTTGCCACGCCGATACCGCCGGCGCCACCGGTGATGATGGCGACCTTGCCGTCCAATGTGCCCATCTGTCCGCCCGCCTATTCGTCGATGGTCGTGCGCCCCGGACGGGTGCGGCTGCCGCGTTTCCAGGCCACCGACCGTGTGATGAACTGAACTGTCCCATGTTGAGGCACCGTGCGGGCGCAATTCGCTCCCCGGCCAGAGAACACCGAGCGGCTTCCCCGCCTCGCCCCAGTGGCGGTTACGGCGGCTACTCGGCCCCGGGCAGACTCTGGATACGCCGGCCCACCCGCGCCAGTGCCTCGTCGAGAACCTCGACCTTCTCGTTGCGCTTCTCATTGGCGGGTTCGGCCGCGCCGCGCGCTCCCTCGGCCTCCACGCGGGCGGCGCCCTGACGCCGCAGCAGGCTGAAGTTCTTTTCCCTCGCCGTTCGGAGTCGGTGCTGCAGATCCTTCAACTGGTGCTCGTCCATCCGGGCCAGCGCCTCGGGATGGCTCTGGGAGACCAGCGAGTCTTCTTCTGCGGTCAGGTTCACGTTGTGGTTGCTCACCGGATGTTCATACCGCACAAAGCAGCGCGCCGCGCCGATGTCCACCGATCGGTCGAGGCAAGTTCCACCACCGGTTCCGCCCATCGGGGGGATCCGCGCGGCGGCAATGTACGGGACAGTTCTCGCTGTCAGTAGTACCGCCTCGAACGCCTGTCCAGAACGAGGCACTTCACATCAGGAGACACCATGAAAAACGCCGTCGCCCAGATCGCGGTCGTCGGAGCAGGGATCGCCGCCGCACTGTCCGGCAGTGCGCTCGCCCACGCCGGGACCATGCCGGTCACCCACCCCGGTGAGCCGACCATCGCGATGACGATCACCAACCACACCGACAAGGTTCAGTACCTGATCAACGACGGGACCAGTCCCAATGGTCAGTGGGTCGACGCACCCGAGAAACTGCTGGCGCCCGGGGCGAGTGAGACGGTGACTGCTGTTGCACCGCAGGGAAACTCACTGGACATGCACGTCGCCTACCGGGTCGGCCTTGGCGGCCCTACCGCCTCCTACGAGGTCAGCAACTCCAAGTCCAACACCAATGTCGCCAATACCGGCGTCACCGGATTCCTGGCGAAGAACTACTGGATCAACCACAATTTCAGCAGCCGTTACCCGAACACCAACGTCGTCTTCGACCTGTGGTGATTGCTCCGACCGGAGCGGCCGTGCGCGACAGAGTCAGCGCTCGCGAGCCTGATCGGCGCGCACGGCCTTGAGGCGTCGCTGCTCGCGCAGCACCTCCTGGTAGCTCTCCCGCTCGGCGGCCAGCCAGTCCGGCTTCTCCGCCAGCAGCGCATCGATCTGCTCGGTGGTCAGCGCCTGCTCCACGCCGCCGCGGGCCAGACCCGAGATCGACACGCCCAGCTTCGCCGCCACCAGGTTCTTCGGGTGCGGACCGTTGCGGCGCAGATCGACCAGCCACTGCGGCGGGTCGGCCGCCAGCGCGGCGAGCTCGGCGCGGGTGATCGGAGTCTGCTGGAACTCGGCGGGCGTCGCCGGCAGGTACACGTCCAGCTTCTTCGCCGCGGTGGCGGGTTTCATGGACTGCGCGTTGGGCCTGCTCATGCGACCAGCCTATCGATAACCTTTCGAGGTGACCCCGCACAACCTGACCCTCGGGTACGTCCCCGGCGCGACGCCGGCGAAGTGGGCCCGCACCTGGGCGCAGCGTCACCGCGAGATTCCGCTGCAGTTGCAGACCGTCGTCGCCGCCGATGCCGCCGACGCGGTGCGATCCGGAGCCTTCGACCTGGCCCTGCTGCGGCTGCCGACCGACACAACCGGTCTGGCCGTCATCGAGCTGTACCGGGAGGCGACGGTGGCCGTCGTCCCGACCGATCACCTGCTCACCGCCGCGGACACGGTCAGCGCCGCAGATCTCGACGGCGAGCCACGGCTCATCCCGCTCGACGACGTCCTCGACTGGCCCGAGGCGCCCGGCGTACCCGTTGACCACCGGCCGGAAACCACCAAGGACGCAACAGAACTCGTCGCGGCCGGAATGGGCGTGCTGATCGTCCCGCAGTCACTGGCCCGGCTGTATCACCGCAAGGATCTGGTCTACCGGCCGATCGCCGATGCGCCGGTCTGCCCCGTCGTACTCGCCTTCGCCGACGGCCCGCAGTCCGCGGCGGTCGAGGAGTTCATCGGCATCGTCCGGGGCCGCAAACCCGGCTCGTCGCGCGGCCCGGCCGAGCCGGCGCCGAAGCGCACCGCGCGGGAGAAAACACTGGCCAAGCAGGCAGCTCGCGCCGCGGCGGGGAGGTCCGCGCGCAAACCGGGCGGAACCGCGCGCGGCAAGCACTGAGGCCGCGCGCGCCCGGCGTCAGTGCCGAGTGCTGGGGGAGGTTTCGGTCCCCGAAGACTGTGCGTGCTCGGCGGCACCGAAGGCGGCCACGGCGACGGCGGAGACGACGGCGCCGATGAAGGCCAGTGCGACCAGCCAGCCCATGCCCGGGCGGGCGGTGTCGCCGAGCAGCAGGATGCCGACCACGCCGGGTACCACGGTTTCGCCGACCACCAGCGCCGCCGCGGCGCCGTTGACCGAACCGACCTGCAGGGCCACCGTGAACAGGTAGAACCCGCTCGCGCCGGCCAGGACGACGGTGTAGGCGGCGGGATCACGGAGCAGCACCGGAAGGCTCAACGGGTCGATCCCGTCGGTGATCCGAACCGCAATCGCCATGGCCCCGAACAGGATTCCCGCCGACAACCCGGCCGGAATGGCCGACCCGGCGCCGAGCACCCGGACCAACCCGATCCCGGCGATCAGCACGACGACCGAGGCGACCAGCACGCCCCAGTGCAGCGACGGGGCGACCGCCGTGTCGCCGAGCGGTCCGGCGGTGGCCGCCAGCACGCACAGGGACAGCAGGACACCGCCGATG contains these protein-coding regions:
- a CDS encoding NAD(P)H-dependent amine dehydrogenase family protein, which produces MSEATGPIRVAQWTSGIVGASAIRAILDDPRLQLVAVYSHSPQKRGVDAGVLAGRDPVGVTATDDIEAILAAEPDCVVYMPHWPDIAELERLLRSGVNVVTTARLVNGQYYPDDAGARLSAAAQEGAATLVGTGMNPMHVPTVALAATAMCRHVSRISVTESMDCFLYGNAATWSGYGFGGPPDTEAIKTTLLATEPDYAEAVSSMARAIGVEIDGIDLNVECAVALTDRDLGFLQIPAGSVAGIDATWTATRAGTPVADLRTTWTLGTILGHRQEPEWKLANGYLVSITGDPNVRLKLSFAPADFESFDIGTTTAMPAVNAIPGVVSAPPGVFTPLDLPLVTGRAAGR
- a CDS encoding SDR family NAD(P)-dependent oxidoreductase; amino-acid sequence: MGTLDGKVAIITGGAGGIGVATARLYVQEGATVVLVDLSEPALEAAAREIGGAVSYIAADVTDDEQVRGFVQRTVTEHGRLDVLFANAGIEGVVSPIVDYPMDVFDRVIAVNLRGVYSSLRHGIPAMAASGGGSIIVTSSIAGLHGFPGLSAYVATKHGLVGLMRSAVLECADNGVRVNTIHPSPINTRMMRAIEEGAAPGAPQEAVKQFEAAIPTGRYGEPEEVGSLAVFLASDASRFITGATISIDGGMSVG
- a CDS encoding DUF5997 family protein, translating into MSRPNAQSMKPATAAKKLDVYLPATPAEFQQTPITRAELAALAADPPQWLVDLRRNGPHPKNLVAAKLGVSISGLARGGVEQALTTEQIDALLAEKPDWLAAERESYQEVLREQRRLKAVRADQARER
- a CDS encoding DMT family protein translates to MLIGVVAALLACFGYGTASALQGYGAREATTADAGDHGPSLRSTISAALTPAFIAGMALDVIGFAGSLVSARLIPLFLSQTIMSANLVVTAVLGTVLLGVRLHRRDWLAIGGVLLSLCVLAATAGPLGDTAVAPSLHWGVLVASVVVLIAGIGLVRVLGAGSAIPAGLSAGILFGAMAIAVRITDGIDPLSLPVLLRDPAAYTVVLAGASGFYLFTVALQVGSVNGAAAALVVGETVVPGVVGILLLGDTARPGMGWLVALAFIGAVVSAVAVAAFGAAEHAQSSGTETSPSTRH
- a CDS encoding LysR family transcriptional regulator substrate-binding protein; its protein translation is MTPHNLTLGYVPGATPAKWARTWAQRHREIPLQLQTVVAADAADAVRSGAFDLALLRLPTDTTGLAVIELYREATVAVVPTDHLLTAADTVSAADLDGEPRLIPLDDVLDWPEAPGVPVDHRPETTKDATELVAAGMGVLIVPQSLARLYHRKDLVYRPIADAPVCPVVLAFADGPQSAAVEEFIGIVRGRKPGSSRGPAEPAPKRTAREKTLAKQAARAAAGRSARKPGGTARGKH
- a CDS encoding TetR/AcrR family transcriptional regulator, whose amino-acid sequence is MNRQQQALATRAAIVAAARELWAERGFFATSTSDIVTAAGVGTRGAFYAHFPNREELFLAVFDEVQQQLSSSLSGAQLTSGDPLTDLQHVLLGFLDVVAAAPDIQALLVDGPALFGPTRWLRAEQARGLAPIEARIRDAIEAGVIDDQPTRPLAMILLMLVNDTALLIATAEDRTAVRADAGTALSRLVAGLRSARTPTGRDSEG
- a CDS encoding cytochrome P450 — encoded protein: MQTASEIMAAPDAGSGDDDRAWQLFETFNLLCGFGQPAPYPAYAALRSESPVHAGLPHLGMPGNSADAAPVFSVYGYDAAVAALRDTDTFSSIAYHDMIGKVMGRSVIEMDPPEHREYRHLLQPSLGPKTMDTWQSRFVTPLLTTMTTELRPAGRADLVRGFLFDFPMRTFAAILGLPDDQRAEFHYTAIKLVAQSYDIDKGRASADRLGEMFASVLEERRRHPTDDLISVLVHAEHDGKRLTDEEIYSFLRLLLPAGAETTYRSSSSLLVALLSDADQLDAVRADPAALSAAVNEAVRWETPLQFVPRRATRDTELGGVAIPAGATVQVVIGAANHDPVRWEDPERFDLRRPYRSALAFGHGVHMCIGMHLSKLETEDLVRALLDSLPGLRLDPDCPPPTIEGTLMRSPARLNVVWDV